The region CACTTAAGGTGcttggcctaatcactgaaacgagtgctatattcctgacacgatctcggtaaaaagtgtagttgaccgaaccgtagaatgcaaggtaaaatcctaatcactgaagcgagcgcttaggcttaatcagtaaacgagtgctatattcttcacacgatttcggaaaaaagtgtagttaacctaaccttaaaatgaaaactaaaattttaaaagagtgctaaggcctaatcactgaaacgagcactaaggcttaatcagtaaacgagtgctatattcatcacagTATCTCGTAAAGAGTGtgattaaccgaaccgtaacatgaaagctcaaatttgaatgaaagaacgaGACTAGTTAGGCTTCATCAGTAAATGAGTGCTATATTCCTCACACGATgtcggtaaaaagtgtagttaaccgaaccgtaaaatgaaagctaaaatcctAATCAcagaaacgagcgcttaggcttaatcagtaaacgagtgctatattctttaCACGATgtcggtaaaaagtgtagttaaccgaaccgtaaaatgaaagctaaaaataaatgaaagctaaaattgtaaaagagtgcttaggcctaatcactgaaacgagcgcttaggcttaatcagtaaacgagtgctatattcttcacaccaTCTTGGTAAAAAGTGTACTTAactgaaccgtaaaatgaaagctaaaattttaaaagagtgcttatgcctaatcactgaaacgagcgcttaggcttaatcagtaaacgagtgctatattcttcacacgatctcggaaaaaatgtagttaaccgaaccgtaaaataaaAGCGAAAATCCTAATCAcagaaacgagcgcttaggcttaatcagtaaacgagtgctatattcatcacacgatttcggtaaaaagtgtagttaacagaatcgtaaaatgaaaactaaaattttaaaagagtgcttaggcctaatcactgaaacgagcacttaggcttaatcagtaaacgagtgctatactCATCACACTATCTCGTAAAGAGCGtgattaaccgaaccgtaacatgaaagctcaaatttgaatgaaagaatgaGACTAGTTAGAAGAGGTAGGGATCatttgatattctagaactttagagattttagagattttagaatcCCCAAAGGGATCATTTGATATTATCACGTCATCTATAGCTATCTTCTGTTgtagagttattttaaaaagactgaggggctttggggcttctaaaatctctaaacgttctacagttctagaatatccatggtccatgttgtgagtctaagatttctaaagctctagaatatgtaaggtcttttgggggttctaaaatctctaaaatctctaaagttctaaaatatcaaacgatccctagCTCTTCTAAATAGAACAGTTCTAGAGTTCTATAGAAGTTTCTAATGTCAAGACCTGCACCTTTATGCTAAAACCATGAAAATTCTTTCTCAAGGTTGATCATCGATCCAAGCCGACTTTTAGAGCATGAGCTTCTGTTTATTAATTCTTGTCCATCAAATGTCTTTCTTACCTTTTGGACAACTCTCACTCCCTCAAGATTATTCGGTGTGTTAAACGTTTACCAGTGAGGAGACAAAGTCCCTGATGTGGCGATAATCTCCTGAAAGCGAACGTAAATCTATAAGCACTGTACATTCCTCGCGGAATCGTACATTGCAAAGTCACGCGAATCTCACTCACCTCATTCACTGAATAGTTTAACGCTGTGAATCAGGAAACCAAGCATAAACGAGACGAATTATGAACACAGATGAAGTTGTATTTCCGCCATGTGCGATCTATGTACAACATTCATATCCCGGATGAAGAACCGAGGGGGGTCTCGGGGCTTCCCAACATCTCCCCccttatagaaaaaaaaatgtatacaacaacaacaacaacataacaaacaaatacaGCAATGAGCGCTGTAAAAGGCGTAAGAGAATAAATAATTGGCAGTCCATGTAGACCACTAGGTCAGTTCATAGTCTTTTAAGCTCAAAGGAGGTTTGATGATCCTCGTTCTTGTTCTTGTGTTCCCAAGAGTGGGTGCCGGAGGGTGGTCTTGGCTAGGTAGAGTTGCAAGCTTCTCAGGCCCATTGCTGGGGAGTATCTCTGGTCTGGTGAGGTGTGGTGGTAGAGTCTGCGGAGGAGGTTGATTGTTGGCAACAGTTTCTTCTGCTTGTGGTTCTATGGAGAGGGTACCGTTGTGCGGTGGTGGTTCCTGTAACCGTGGCGGAGGGTTGGTCTGTTTTGGTGGAGGAGGCTGTTCCATTGTTGGCGTGATATGAACCCGGTTTCTACGGATGTTGCTGGTTGGTGTCTGAATGGTGTATGATCTAGGTGTGTCCTGGGAAATGATAGTCCTACGTATCCATGGATGACTCCTCTGTGTAGGTGGAGGTTTTGCATATACGCTGGAACCGACAGCAAGCTCGGGATGTACTTTGGTCGGTTTGTTGTCGTAGTAGCGTTTGCGCGCGGCTCGCTTCAGGGTGAGCTCTTCGGTGAAGACATCTAGGTTGACTGGTGAGGGCTTTATGAAGTGGTTGGGTGTTGGTAGGGTTGTCCTGGTACGCCGAGGGAGCATTCGCTGTGCAGGTGAACATGTATGTCCCTGAGGTGGTGTGTTTCGGCAATTGAGCAGCGCAGTCTGGAAGTCAGCGGATTTCTTCAGTGTTGCTTTGGCCACTTTGACTGCAGCTTCAGCACTGCCATTGCCTTGAGTGTGATAGGGTGAGGAGGTTGTGTGTTTGAAACCGTACTGTGTGGCAAAGTTCTCATATTCCTTGCTTGCAATATGTGAGCCATTGTCAGTATGGCAGATTTGTAGTATGCCAAATCGCGCAAAGTGGGCCTTGCTCTTGTTTATGACTGTGGCAGAGAGGGTGTTATGGAGTTCATCGACTTCGATCCAGTCCGAAAAATGGCAAGGTAGTCCTTTTGCTCATGGGTAAAGATATCTTGGCTCACAATTTGCCATGTCTGCGTTGGAATTGGTAATGACTTCATGGGTTCTTTGGTAAGAGTTCTACTGTAGTGGGCACAAACAATGCAGCTGTCACACATGTCTGAAATGGCTTTCCGCATGCCTGGCCAGAATAAAACCTCCCGTGCCATGCGAATGTTGGACTCTGCTCCAAAGTGGTTTTCCAAGCAATGTGGAGTGCATGGACTGAGGAACCAGGACTTGCTGACCTTTGTAAACGATGCCGTTGAGTGTGCTTCGTTCTTCTCTGCAGGTCCAGAATGGGCGGAGGTTGGGGGCCAGGTGTTGGTTGTCGTCCGGCCAACTAGAGGTGATGGTTTGTTGTAGATCAGTCAGGGTTTGATCCTTTTTGGTTTCTGATTTGAGGAGTTCTTCTGTGACATCGGTGAGTCGGGGGTTGTGGTCATTGTCAGAGTGTTCAAGTTCAAGGCGGAACACTTCAAACCATGTCACTTTTGCCTGCACTGGGGTCGGTAGAGCAGCGCGAGATAGTGTGTCTGCTATATGAAGTCTTGTACCTTTCTTGTATTGTAGGCTCAATTTATATCTCTGAAGTCTCATTAGCATTCGCTGAAGACGTACGGGTGACTTGTGAAGTGGTTTCTTGTAGATGGTTTCGAGGGGTTGGTGGTCTGTGTGCACTGTGATGTCTGATTTGCCGAAAAGTCAATGATCAAATTTTCCAAATGTGTTGCAGATGGCGAGGCATTCTTTTTCGATTTGTGAATAGCGCTGTTCGGTGCTGCTCAAGCTATTTGAGGTAAAGGCGACTGGTTGGAGTTTACCTTCGGCGTTCGGTTGGAGGAGAGCTCCCCCCAGGCCTTCTTGGCTGGCGTCAACTTTTAGTACCACAGGTTTCCCTAGATCATACTATTGGAGAATTGGTGCAGCAGCGATCAATTGCTTTGCGTCGTTGAAGGCTCTTTCTTGAATCTCCGTCCAGGAGAATGGGAGGTCCTTCTGGGTTAGGGCAGTGAGGGGTCTAATGACGGTACTGACATTTGAGCAGTATGGCAATAGGTAGTTGGCCATTCCGAGGAATCGTAGGAGGGCGGCCTTGTTTCTTGGCGTGGGTATCGCAGTTATAGCAGTGACTTTGTTAGGGTCGGCTTGAACTGCAGTTTGGTGGGGTTTAGTTTAATGTTCTTTTGGAGGAAACGTTCCATTAGGGCTACAAACCGACGATCATGATCTTTCTCAGCTTCAGTAAAATCTGTTCCTTCTCCAAAGACCAAAATGTCGTAGGCTATACAAATTATGCCCTCTAGACCCTCTAGAGCAGAAATAAGTCGCATCTGAAATTCTTCGGGGGCACTTGAGATCCCGAAAGGCAGGCGTCGCCAGCGGTAGTGGCCATAAGAGGTGTGCATTGTGGTCATGTGCGAGGACTCTTCATCCAGCGGTATGTGGAGGAAGCCATCGCGCACATCAACAAGAGAAGAGCATTTGGCATGAGCTAACCTATGAAGCTGCTCGTTGAGGGTTGGCATTTGGTAAACGGGACGGAGGATGGCCTTGTTAATGGTCTGACTGGGGTCGATACAAATTCGGACCTTTCTGGGAGTTTCTCTGATGACTTCATTTGAACATCATGGAGTCGGTTCCACAACCTTAGTTATGATGCCAGCTTTCTCGTATTTGTCTAGAGCACTCTTTTTCCGCAGCCCTTTTTGCCACTGGGATTCGGTGGATAGGCATTTGAACTGGCGTTACATCTTGCTTGGTTTCAAAGTGCACCGGAGGCCAAGACAGCCGAGGCCTTCAAAGTTCTCAGCATATTCCATTAAAATGAGTTCTTTCTGAAGTGTACCTGCGGTAGGTAGTCGCCGTTTAGCAGGGATGATGATTGGTTGAGATGTAGAAGGGAGTGGGTTACAGCTGCTTGGCCTGTTGTTGTGGAGTTGTTTCATGTGGTTGCACTCTACTTGCTCTTGGGTGTCCTGTGCTGTGTTGCAGTTGGCAATTGTTACTGAGGGAGATAGGGAGAAGACAGTGTCAGATTCTATTCTGACAAGCCCCAATCTTACACTGTCATCCCCTGATAAGAGGGCGGGCTTGTTGGCCATGATGTCGTCTGACAGGATTTGGAAGGTTAGGGTGTCATAGTGGTTGTTCATGTGGCACATTAGCTCGACTTGGCCCAAAGGTCTCAATGGGCGAGTGTTTCCATATGGGTGTAAGAGATAAGGTGAGGGTACTATGAGATAGAGTGTTGCATGAGGCTGCAGTGTCAATCTGGAGTGTAATTGACCGGAAGTGTGAGCCGGTAGCTGACAGGGGTAGTCTTACAAAGTATTTCCTCTTCTTCTGTGGAGTTTCTAGAGAGTAACATTGCTCGTGATAATGATCAGCGTACACCATGGGGTCGGTAGGTTCGTTAAATTGCAGGTGATGCACATCTTCCCGTCGCCGTCCGCTTCCCCTGTTATTGGGTGTTTGGCTGGGGGTCCGGTTGCTGCGGGTGGGAGGGGGCTATGAGCCTCTCCGTCGTTGTTGTGGTGGGCTGTTTGCCAGTCACACATTGATGAAATTGTCAGTAATGCAACACTTGAACATGTTTTGCCCCTTGCTAAGCATTGTCTCCACGGGTGAGGTCCCCGTTTGTCTCCGCACCAATGACATGTTCCAGGCTCTCTACGTAGCTTCATTTCCTTATGTTTCACCCAGTGGACTCGTTCGTCGATGTTTTATTTTGAAGAATCTGCTATCAGCTTGTTTGCGGTGTAGGCAGACTCTAAGGCCTTGCCTTCGGTTACCACATCAGCCATGCTCTTAGGTGTGTTGTCGGGCTTGAGATGTGTTTTGAGCCACTCGGCTCGCATGGCGTCGTTGTTGAGACCAAATATAAATTTGTCTCGATACATTTCGTCACTGAGTTTTCCATTAGAGCACAGACTTGCGGCTTGCCTAATCCTAACTTCCCATGCTTGTACCGATTCGGTCAGTGTTTGGCTAAGGCCCCAACTTAAATCTGTCGGCCAAAAATGAACTGCCGGTCGAACCTGTATAGTGTAGGCGAAGTTCCTGCATCCAAATCCAAGGTTTGGCTCTGTCATTGATCGCGATCTGAGGTTCTATTGTGTATCGTATGAAATGAAGGGCCTCGTCTGGCATGGCCGACCGAAGCGCGGCGATTTCGAGCTGTGGTTTCTTATAATAATCGGCTGGCGCTGTCACTGGGTCGTTATCCAGGTTACGGTAGTTCGCTTGAACGCAGTGGTCATTGA is a window of Montipora capricornis isolate CH-2021 chromosome 13, ASM3666992v2, whole genome shotgun sequence DNA encoding:
- the LOC138030605 gene encoding uncharacterized protein; the encoded protein is MPTLNEQLHRLAHAKCSSLVDVRDGFLHIPLDEESSHMTTMHTSYGHYRWRRLPFGISSAPEEFQMRLISALEGLEGIICIAYDILVFGEGTDFTEAEKDHDHITVHTDHQPLETIYKKPLHKSPVRLQRMLMRLQRYKLSLQYKKGTRLHIADTLSRAALPTPVQAKVTWFEVFRLELEHSDNDHNPRLTDVTEELLKSETKKDQTLTDLQQTITSSWPDDNQHLAPNLRPFWTCREERSTLNGIVYKVINKSKAHFARFGILQICHTDNGSHIASKEYENFATQYGFKHTTSSPYHTQGNGSAEAAVKVAKATLKKSADFQTALLNCRNTPPQGHTCSPAQRMLPRRTRTTLPTPNHFIKPSPVNLDVFTEELTLKRAARKRYYDNKPTKVHPELAVGSSVYAKPPPTQRSHPWIRRTIISQDTPRSYTIQTPTSNIRRNRVHITPTMEQPPPPKQTNPPPRLQEPPPHNGTLSIEPQAEETVANNQPPPQTLPPHLTRPEILPSNGPEKLATLPSQDHPPAPTLGNTRTRTRIIKPPLSLKDYELT